The Pseudarthrobacter sulfonivorans genome includes a window with the following:
- the valS gene encoding valine--tRNA ligase translates to MAEDTQGTDTPSTAPINVPDKPALEGLEAALTQRWLAEGTYKFNPDTTREQVYSIDTPPPTASGSLHVGHMFSFTQTDVLARYQRMIGKNVFYPMGWDDNGLPTERRVQNYYGVRCDPAIPYDAGYRAPAEPAKNQRDFDVVSRRNFIELCEELAVEDEKVFESLFQQLGLSVDWQLTYRTIDDASREVSQRAFLANLAAGDAYMAEAPTLWDITFRTAVAQAELEDREVAGAYYRYPFFTEDGEKIYVETTRPELLAACAALVANPDDERYQPLFGKMVTSPVFGVEVEVKAHPLAKADKGSGIAMVCTFGDLTDVTWWRELQLPTRAIVGRDGRIVGETPDWITTDAGRTAYEAIAGKTIFSAKEAVVELLAAEDLIDGEPKKIMHPVNFYEKGDKPLEVVTSRQWYYRNGGRDEERRARLIARGHEIDFHPAFMRSRFENWISGLNGDWLVSRQRFFGVPIPVWYPLDAEGNPRYDAPIVPLDEQLPVDPAADAAPGYDEAQRGVPGGFAGDADILDTWATSSLTPQIVGGWSRDEDLFAKVFPFDLRPQGHDIIRTWLFSSVVQADALQHAAPWKHAAISGWILDPDRKKMSKSKGNVVVPTDVLDEFGSDAVRYWATSAKLGADTAYEIAQMKIGRRLAIKLLNASKFVLNLGATENSVVSTDLSVLTNPLDRAVLAQLAEVVRQSTKAFENYDYARALQITESFFWQFTDDYVELIKDRAYGAAGDAEQASVLAALATSLDTLLRLFAPFLPFATEEVWGWWRNGSVHRAQWPTAVDVDGDTTLLATVGTALSGVRKAKSEAKVKQRTEVLSATITASESLTTQLKAGLGDLKAASNARELTLVAGDGELTVSDVVLAAPEEQPKA, encoded by the coding sequence ATGGCTGAAGACACTCAGGGTACAGACACGCCCTCCACCGCCCCTATCAACGTTCCGGACAAGCCCGCCCTTGAGGGGCTGGAAGCTGCCCTCACGCAGCGCTGGCTTGCCGAAGGGACCTACAAGTTCAACCCGGACACCACCCGGGAGCAGGTCTACTCGATCGACACTCCCCCACCCACGGCGTCGGGCTCCCTGCACGTGGGGCACATGTTCTCCTTCACGCAGACGGACGTGCTGGCCCGCTACCAGCGCATGATCGGCAAGAACGTGTTCTATCCGATGGGTTGGGATGACAACGGCCTGCCCACCGAGCGCCGCGTCCAGAACTACTACGGCGTGCGCTGCGATCCGGCCATCCCGTACGACGCCGGCTACCGTGCTCCGGCCGAGCCCGCCAAGAACCAGCGCGACTTCGACGTCGTCTCGCGCCGGAACTTCATCGAGCTGTGCGAAGAACTGGCAGTGGAGGACGAGAAGGTCTTCGAAAGCCTGTTCCAGCAGCTCGGACTTTCCGTGGACTGGCAGCTGACGTACCGGACCATCGATGACGCCTCCCGCGAAGTCTCCCAGCGCGCCTTCCTGGCCAACCTGGCAGCCGGCGACGCGTACATGGCCGAAGCGCCAACCCTCTGGGACATCACCTTCCGCACGGCCGTGGCCCAGGCGGAACTCGAAGACCGCGAAGTTGCCGGCGCGTACTACCGCTACCCGTTCTTCACTGAAGACGGCGAAAAGATCTATGTCGAGACCACCCGTCCCGAACTGCTGGCAGCCTGCGCCGCCCTCGTTGCAAACCCCGACGACGAGCGGTACCAGCCGCTGTTCGGCAAGATGGTCACGTCCCCGGTCTTCGGTGTTGAGGTTGAGGTCAAGGCCCACCCGCTGGCCAAGGCGGACAAGGGCTCCGGCATCGCCATGGTGTGCACGTTCGGTGACCTCACCGACGTCACCTGGTGGCGGGAACTCCAGCTGCCCACCCGTGCCATCGTTGGCCGGGACGGCCGCATCGTCGGCGAAACCCCGGACTGGATCACCACCGATGCAGGGCGCACCGCGTACGAAGCCATTGCCGGCAAGACCATCTTCAGCGCCAAGGAAGCAGTGGTGGAGCTCCTGGCCGCCGAAGATCTGATCGACGGCGAACCGAAGAAGATCATGCACCCGGTGAACTTCTACGAAAAGGGCGACAAGCCCCTCGAGGTTGTCACCTCACGCCAGTGGTACTACCGCAACGGCGGCCGCGACGAAGAGCGCCGCGCCCGCCTGATCGCGCGCGGCCACGAGATCGACTTCCACCCGGCCTTTATGCGGTCCCGCTTCGAGAACTGGATCTCCGGGCTGAACGGCGACTGGCTCGTGTCCCGCCAGCGCTTCTTCGGTGTGCCCATCCCCGTCTGGTATCCGCTGGACGCCGAGGGCAACCCGCGGTACGACGCCCCGATCGTGCCCCTGGACGAGCAGCTGCCGGTTGACCCCGCGGCCGATGCCGCACCGGGTTACGACGAAGCCCAGCGCGGCGTTCCCGGTGGCTTCGCCGGCGACGCCGACATCCTGGATACGTGGGCCACGTCTTCGCTGACCCCGCAGATTGTGGGCGGCTGGAGCCGGGACGAGGACCTCTTCGCCAAGGTCTTCCCGTTTGACCTGCGCCCCCAGGGCCACGACATCATCCGCACCTGGCTGTTCTCCTCGGTAGTCCAGGCTGATGCGCTGCAGCACGCCGCGCCGTGGAAGCATGCCGCCATCTCCGGCTGGATCCTGGACCCGGACCGGAAGAAGATGTCCAAGTCCAAGGGCAACGTGGTGGTTCCCACCGATGTTTTGGACGAATTCGGCTCCGACGCCGTCCGCTACTGGGCCACGTCCGCCAAGCTCGGCGCGGATACGGCGTACGAGATCGCGCAGATGAAGATCGGCCGCCGCCTTGCCATCAAGCTGCTGAACGCCTCAAAGTTCGTCCTGAACCTGGGCGCGACGGAGAATTCCGTGGTCTCCACCGATCTCTCGGTCCTGACCAACCCGTTGGACCGGGCGGTGCTGGCCCAGCTGGCCGAGGTGGTGCGCCAGTCCACCAAGGCGTTCGAGAACTACGACTACGCCCGGGCCCTGCAGATCACCGAGAGCTTCTTCTGGCAGTTCACGGACGATTATGTGGAGCTCATCAAGGACCGCGCCTACGGTGCCGCCGGCGACGCTGAGCAGGCCTCCGTGCTGGCAGCACTCGCCACCAGCCTGGACACGCTGCTGCGCCTGTTCGCCCCGTTCCTGCCCTTCGCCACCGAAGAGGTCTGGGGCTGGTGGCGCAACGGCTCCGTACACCGTGCACAGTGGCCCACCGCAGTGGACGTGGACGGCGACACCACCCTGCTTGCCACCGTTGGCACGGCCCTGAGCGGTGTCCGCAAGGCAAAGTCCGAGGCCAAGGTCAAGCAGCGCACCGAGGTCCTCTCCGCCACCATCACGGCGTCGGAATCCCTGACCACGCAGCTGAAGGCCGGACTTGGCGACCTGAAGGCAGCCTCGAACGCCCGCGAACTGACCCTCGTGGCAGGCGACGGCGAACTGACCGTCAGCGACGTTGTGCTGGCCGCTCCGGAGGAACAGCCCAAGGCCTGA
- a CDS encoding SDR family oxidoreductase: MTEESRNATAQNQASQSDSPQNRAAVVTGASTGIGEATVRALREEGWTVFAVARRAERLAALEAETGAVGIPADITEDDDVARLLARVTEAGGVGTLINIAGGARGADLVGEANTEDWEWMFRVNVLGTVKLTRAFLPMLRATGEGTVLNLTSTAGLVAYEGGGGYNAAKFAQHALTGALRLEEAEHNIRVIEVAPGLVRTEEFALNRFGDQDAAEKVYEGVEKPLTAADVADVVRYAVSAPHHVNLDQIVIRPVAQAATHKLIRKR, encoded by the coding sequence ATGACTGAGGAATCACGGAACGCGACAGCACAGAACCAGGCATCACAAAGCGATTCACCCCAGAACAGGGCGGCGGTGGTTACCGGCGCCAGCACCGGCATCGGCGAGGCGACCGTGCGGGCATTGCGGGAAGAAGGCTGGACGGTATTCGCTGTGGCACGCCGCGCCGAACGGCTGGCCGCGCTGGAAGCCGAAACAGGCGCCGTCGGAATTCCCGCTGACATCACCGAGGACGACGACGTCGCCAGGCTCCTTGCCCGCGTCACCGAAGCCGGCGGCGTGGGGACGCTCATCAACATTGCGGGCGGGGCCCGGGGTGCTGACCTGGTGGGCGAGGCCAACACCGAGGACTGGGAGTGGATGTTCCGGGTCAACGTCCTCGGCACAGTGAAGCTCACCCGGGCGTTCCTGCCGATGCTCCGCGCCACCGGCGAAGGAACTGTCCTGAACCTGACGTCGACCGCCGGACTGGTGGCCTACGAGGGCGGCGGCGGCTACAACGCCGCCAAGTTTGCCCAGCACGCACTGACCGGTGCCCTCCGGCTGGAAGAGGCGGAGCACAACATCCGCGTCATCGAGGTAGCCCCGGGCCTTGTCCGCACCGAAGAGTTCGCGCTCAACCGCTTTGGTGACCAGGACGCCGCGGAGAAGGTTTACGAGGGCGTGGAGAAGCCCCTGACCGCAGCCGACGTCGCCGACGTGGTGCGCTATGCCGTCAGCGCGCCGCACCATGTCAACCTGGACCAGATCGTGATCCGGCCCGTTGCGCAGGCGGCCACCCACAAGCTGATCCGCAAGCGTTAG
- a CDS encoding endonuclease/exonuclease/phosphatase family protein, with product MGRRAHHGWLWSAGLFAAPVVMVSWFRAVPAPWPPLVVQLVAFTPWLAFLAAAAVLLALPSRRAWAILPAAILLIAQVTWLFPPEVFLARQGGYPQVRGPDAPAAAKLTVMNLNARLGGADSAAIVRLVQDHHVDLLTVQEHSPELEKRLARADLGSVLPHRVSHPRNGAAGSAVYSSFRLKEVGLVPDTAFSMPVVRLETSDPGAGLTVINVHTHAPVDIAVHQWRSDLTAVARASSGAGPTLLAGDFNATYDHWEFRAMLEGAGGGRKLVDVATALGSRLIPTWPMRDYSLPGVTLDHLVTSPDVSSSGYSVHPVSGTDHAAVIATLEIQLP from the coding sequence ATGGGCCGTCGTGCACACCACGGCTGGCTGTGGTCTGCTGGCCTGTTTGCGGCACCTGTTGTGATGGTGTCCTGGTTCCGCGCCGTCCCGGCGCCGTGGCCGCCGCTTGTGGTACAGCTAGTGGCCTTTACGCCGTGGCTGGCATTCCTCGCCGCGGCCGCGGTGTTGCTGGCACTGCCCAGCCGGCGTGCCTGGGCTATCCTGCCGGCCGCAATCCTGCTGATCGCACAGGTTACCTGGCTGTTCCCGCCGGAAGTGTTCCTGGCCCGGCAGGGAGGGTATCCCCAGGTCCGGGGGCCGGATGCTCCAGCCGCGGCGAAGCTGACAGTCATGAACCTCAATGCCCGGCTCGGAGGTGCTGATAGCGCCGCCATCGTCCGGCTGGTCCAGGACCACCATGTTGACCTGCTGACCGTCCAGGAGCACAGCCCGGAGTTGGAGAAGCGGCTGGCGCGTGCGGACCTGGGCAGCGTGCTTCCCCACCGCGTGTCCCATCCCCGGAACGGAGCGGCCGGCAGCGCCGTCTACTCGTCTTTCCGGCTCAAGGAGGTGGGACTGGTCCCTGACACAGCCTTCAGTATGCCGGTTGTCCGGCTTGAGACCAGTGACCCGGGCGCCGGCCTGACGGTCATCAATGTGCACACGCACGCGCCCGTGGACATTGCCGTTCATCAATGGCGAAGTGACCTTACAGCTGTGGCCCGGGCAAGCAGCGGAGCCGGTCCTACGCTTCTGGCGGGCGATTTCAACGCGACATATGACCACTGGGAATTCCGCGCGATGCTGGAGGGGGCCGGCGGCGGCCGGAAACTGGTGGATGTTGCAACCGCGTTGGGCAGCCGGCTCATCCCCACCTGGCCGATGCGGGATTACAGCCTTCCCGGCGTGACTCTGGACCATTTGGTGACCAGCCCGGACGTTTCAAGTTCGGGTTACTCGGTCCACCCGGTCAGCGGCACCGACCACGCTGCAGTGATCGCCACCCTGGAGATCCAGCTTCCCTAA
- a CDS encoding glycerophosphodiester phosphodiesterase gives MRTPMKLGAAVLSAALLLTTSVQAQAADTNPNGTDNHFDLQAHRGGLGLTVESTLASFAKGLETGVSTLELDLQITKDGREVITHDRKISNKKCLDTAPVTPNDPQFPYVGKYVKDLTFEQVRSLDCGSLTQPQFPGQTASPGAKMPTLAEVFELADAHRASQVKFNIETKVEAGAPAETAPREQFIDVALREINAAQMQSRVSIQSFDWGSLRLVQQRDPQIRTVALTNKDFLQAGQPGSSPWLGGIDADDFGGDLIAAASSLGFDAVSPVHGTPQNGKVTDPGYVPYVTADMVERAHAAGMQVIPWTVDDQPTMRALIDTGVDGIITDYPDRLRDVMAAAGMKLPRGF, from the coding sequence ATGCGCACCCCGATGAAGCTTGGCGCTGCCGTACTCAGCGCAGCCCTGCTCCTCACTACTTCGGTCCAGGCCCAAGCCGCTGACACGAACCCCAACGGCACGGACAACCATTTTGATCTACAGGCCCACCGCGGCGGACTCGGCCTGACCGTCGAATCCACCCTGGCGTCTTTCGCCAAGGGCCTCGAGACCGGCGTGTCCACCCTGGAACTTGACCTCCAGATCACCAAGGACGGCCGCGAAGTGATCACGCACGACCGCAAGATCAGCAACAAGAAGTGCCTCGATACCGCGCCGGTCACGCCGAACGATCCGCAGTTCCCCTATGTTGGCAAGTACGTCAAGGACCTGACCTTCGAACAGGTCCGAAGCCTGGACTGCGGTTCGCTCACCCAGCCGCAGTTCCCGGGCCAGACGGCGTCTCCCGGCGCCAAGATGCCGACTCTGGCCGAGGTTTTTGAGCTCGCCGACGCCCACCGCGCCAGCCAGGTGAAGTTCAACATTGAAACGAAGGTCGAAGCCGGCGCTCCGGCGGAAACCGCCCCGCGCGAGCAGTTCATCGACGTCGCCCTCCGGGAAATCAACGCCGCCCAGATGCAGAGCCGCGTCTCCATCCAGAGCTTCGACTGGGGCTCCCTGCGCCTCGTCCAGCAGCGCGACCCGCAGATCCGCACCGTGGCCCTGACCAACAAGGACTTCCTCCAGGCCGGGCAGCCGGGCAGCTCGCCGTGGCTTGGCGGGATTGACGCCGACGACTTTGGCGGCGACCTCATCGCTGCAGCGTCCTCCCTCGGCTTCGACGCCGTCTCTCCCGTGCACGGCACACCGCAGAACGGCAAAGTGACCGATCCGGGCTACGTCCCCTACGTCACCGCGGACATGGTGGAGCGTGCGCACGCTGCCGGGATGCAGGTCATCCCGTGGACCGTCGATGACCAGCCCACCATGCGGGCGCTGATCGACACCGGCGTTGACGGGATCATCACTGACTACCCGGACCGGCTCCGCGATGTCATGGCTGCTGCCGGGATGAAACTGCCGCGCGGCTTCTAG